Part of the Bacillota bacterium genome, GACGCACCAGCTTCGTCATCGCGCACCGGCTCTCCACCATCGTGAAGGCGAACAAGATTGTGGTGATGGAGAGGGGCGAAATCAAAGAGGTGGGCACGCACGAACAGCTGCTCGCCTATGGAGGAATCTACGCGAACCTGTATCAGCAGCAGTTCCGGGTCGCTCTGGAAGCGCAGGCGGTGTGAGGCATCGCCCTATGGCAGTTGTCCAAATCAGGTGTACACCACGTCAAAGTACTTCACTCTTCCCGCATCGTCTCAATAGACAATGATACGGATCGAATGAAACACCTCATATACCCACACGGGTCTATCCGCTCGAACGCGCGGCTTCGGATACCACCCGTTATAAGCATCGTCGAACCTTTCCGGTGGATAAATCGCCTTCGGCTCCCCTAATGCAGCTAGTACTTCCGCCCGGGTCATGCCCACATGTATTCGCAAAAGGAGGTCGACCGTTGGCGACCTAATCAACAGGCATCCTACGGCGGTAACTGCCGTCATCAGCAACCAGACAGCAAGTCTTCCGGCTGCCACCAGAAGCATAGCTACAACCAGACGACGCTTCTGCACGTTCGTCTCCATCGCACGCTCCCCCATTTCCTCGCTTTAGAACCCAGGACCCACCGCCGGCGTAACAAAGGGTCTCACACTGCTTCGCCGGTATCGGAAGGGCTCTATACAGCCAGTGTAGCACGACTGCCAGAACAGGTATCCGATGCCAATACCCAGCACACAGGT contains:
- a CDS encoding outer membrane protein assembly factor BamE, coding for METNVQKRRLVVAMLLVAAGRLAVWLLMTAVTAVGCLLIRSPTVDLLLRIHVGMTRAEVLAALGEPKAIYPPERFDDAYNGWYPKPRVRADRPVWVYEVFHSIRIIVY